The segment ACACGTTGAAAATGTAGTGTATTTGTGGGAAGTTCTTTGTAATAAAAAGAGTCATTCCCTTGATTTATGTTTCAGTGGAGTtataaagaaaatgaatatcagtaaaaaccattaaaaaaataatatgtactTCAGAAAGCCACGAGCTAAGACCAACCGCAACGGAAGCCCTTAGCGATTCCTAAGGGACATTACCAAagttaatgataatataaaaactatatttcaGCATAATTATGTAAGGGTTAACCCGTAAGTAAGGGGTGGAGGGAGCTGAACCTTGGGCGACGTGGCAGGTGGGTATTGGCGGAAGATTGATTCGACTCTGGTGTAGACGGGAAACAAATTTCATTTTCGCcgaaggagaaaaaaaaaagaaagctgTCGAAAGGCGATAAAAAGCGATTCAAGATCGATACTTGACGAAGGTAAATCGAAGCTTTCTTTAGCTTTTTTTTCGATTTAGATTCGGTTACATGTTGTTTTCCTCTGAAATGAGGGTTCTGATTTGTGTTTTCAATCGAtttgtggaaaaaaaaaacgtttgaaattagggtttcaaaGATGGGGGTTTTCAATCGATTTGGGGTTTACGAAGTTTACAATCGATTTAATGATTAAACTAGGTTCTATGATGTTCTCGTCTCAATTTAGGATTCGTTTTCCGTTTCAATCGATGTAGTTAGGGTTTTCAATTCGTTTTTGAATTGGGGATTTCTTCGATTTAGGGTTTCAAAAAGTTTGACTGCTTAGATGATTGCTTCTTATTCCAGATGGCGAATCCGCATGAACCTCATTTCTTCAAGCCTCTGCTTCCTGGTTTCCACAACGGCGTCGTAAACATACTCTCTCTATTTCTGCATCGTATATGTTCCCATTTTGTGTGATTGCTTAACTTTGCCAGTATTGCCTTGCAGACAATACCACTAAGCTTCTTCTCACAGCACATACAAGGGAAGACGAACGGGAAAAAATGGAAACTAAGATCGGACGCTTCTGATCAAACTTGGGAAGTGATACAAGAAGGCAGGCGACTCACCGGAGGTTGGAAAGATTTCACGACAGCACATGACCTTCGAATCGGTGATATTCTCGTCTTCAAACACGAAGGAGACATGGTGTTTCATGTCACTCCGTTTGGTCCGAGCTGTTGTGAGATTCAGTTTACACATCCTCACAGCATCAAGGAAGAAGCCGATGTGGATGATACTCATTCTTTCTCATTCGACTACTGTTTCTTGGCTGAGGTCACTGCTTCAAATATCAATGAAGACAAACTGGTAAGTCAATACTCATACGTATAGACCATATTTAGTGTGTCAAAGATATCGTTTGATCTCCTCTGTGTCTTTACGTTATGTGTTTGCAGTATCTTCTTGTCGAAGCAACCACTTGTACTGCTTTGAACAAACAATTGAAAGAGATAATACTTGTCAACAAAGAGGGCAATTCATGGACTGCGAGTTTGCGATATAGCGAAGCAGACGACATGTTTTACATaagaaaagggtggagagagtTCTGTGAAGAAAACATATGCACCATAGGAGACTTATTTGTCTTCAACGTGGTTGGAGATGGGAACACAACTCCGTTGATGTGTGTATGTCCAGAAAGGAAAGAGTGTTCTGAACTACTCATCAAACACTTGAGCATAATGAATGGTGAGTCTTCTTTAACTTgcttgttttatttcttttactACATTGCTTCTGCTTTAACTAGTTATGTCTTTTAACTACATTGCAGGTGACTTGCTTCTAGCTCACGGGTGATTTAGGAGTGTTTCCTTTTCGTCTCTATCAGAActtgtttccttttctttccTTTTAGTACTACTGCTTATTGTAAACTTGAATTTGGCTATGTATCTCGGAGAGGTTGTTTCCTTTTGCCTCAAAACTTGTTTCTGTACTTTTCAAAACTTGTTTTTGTTAACCTCCAAGAAGTTCTTTTTAGTCCTCGGTTGTTTCATTCATAAACTTGTTTCCTCTTGTTAAAAACTTgtataatttgatatataaacTTGAAAACAAATTAGAAATGTAATAGAAACTTggaaaaaattggaaaaaaaattataacttataaattctacttttaaattgattaaaagATTACAAATGCAATAGAAACTTgaaatctatttaaaaaaaactattaataaatattGCATCTTTCTATTCAATtatgttataaataaaattattttatttcacttttatttcacttttttgaaaaatattaatttttaattactaAGGATTCCATAACTGAGACTCACCATTGGACTAACATTTTGGATAATGATCCTTaactatttacaaaaaaaaaaaaagttaaatattcCTAAGGATCCCGTGGTGAGGCTCACTATTGCGGGTGCTCTTAAGCCTGCTCTGCCAGTTACAAAAGTACCTTGGGGAGTGGTGAGCAGCACAACGCCAGCTTGAGCAGAAGGGAATCCATATCTTGATCCTACCTATCATACCAAGTACTTATTTGATATCCGTATCCACTGAGTGTGGGCACAGCTGATCGGCTAAGAAAGATCGACTGAACTCCTATACCTTTTGGGTTTTGGCTAGCTTGgcttaacataatatattacgCAAGTATGAAATTACTGTAAATTCGacaaataaaagataaactTGAGAGGAAATAAGATAGATACTGAGGTGATTCAGGTGAATACATGGGTTTCTTTAACTAAAACTTGTAAATGATAAAACAAACCTTTAGATCCCTTTAAGTAAGTTGTAAATAACACTGATTGGATTAGGAaacttcaaataaatttatttcttaGTAGCTATGTATCATATCGCGAAGAATAGGGGCCTACGGTATAATAATTTTAGTTGAATTTCTTTCAAATCACTTATTTGTTTTGTGTCTTTGCAACGGGAAGTTATAGCTTTTTCAAGGGGACATGGTGTGGAAAAGATTAAACAACATGTTAAACAtgcatctatactattaaaagggaatcactcctaaaaaatctacttaaacaaagttgttagatcatttcattagacttaactatttatttggtgttaacttatatttctctaactatataaatactttacataatttaaatgaattcatttattattttctcataatctattatataattgctctaacaataaatctatatgaa is part of the Brassica rapa cultivar Chiifu-401-42 chromosome A09, CAAS_Brap_v3.01, whole genome shotgun sequence genome and harbors:
- the LOC103837870 gene encoding B3 domain-containing protein REM8 isoform X2 translates to MANPHEPHFFKPLLPGFHNGVTIPLSFFSQHIQGKTNGKKWKLRSDASDQTWEVIQEGRRLTGGWKDFTTAHDLRIGDILVFKHEGDMVFHVTPFGPSCCEIQFTHPHSIKEEADVDDTHSFSFDYCFLAEVTASNINEDKLYLLVEATTCTALNKQLKEIILVNKEGNSWTASLRYSEADDMFYIRKGWREFCEENICTIGDLFVFNVVGDGNTTPLMCVCPERKECSELLIKHLSIMNGDLLLAHG
- the LOC103837870 gene encoding B3 domain-containing protein REM7 isoform X1; amino-acid sequence: MANPHEPHFFKPLLPGFHNGVTIPLSFFSQHIQGKTNGKKWKLRSDASDQTWEVIQEGRRLTGGWKDFTTAHDLRIGDILVFKHEGDMVFHVTPFGPSCCEIQFTHPHSIKEEADVDDTHSFSFDYCFLAEVTASNINEDKLYLLVEATTCTALNKQLKEIILVNKEGNSWTASLRYSEADDMFYIRKGWREFCEENICTIGDLFVFNVVGDGNTTPLMCVCPERKECSELLIKHLSIMNGESSLTCLFYFFYYIASALTSYVF